One stretch of Astatotilapia calliptera chromosome 3, fAstCal1.2, whole genome shotgun sequence DNA includes these proteins:
- the mogat3a gene encoding 2-acylglycerol O-acyltransferase 2-A has translation MRIEFAPLNVPLRRRLQTAAVVQWIFSFLALAQCCLAAFVLLALSDWWMVALLYAGWLWLDWDTPTNGGRRSQWMRRWSVWEHFRDYFPLTLLKTVDLDPKKNYIFGFHPHGVLVAGAFGNFCTEATGFSHLFPGLKPHLLMLPFWFRVPFFREYIMCGGLVSSSKSSLSYLVSRPEGGNVAVVAVGGASEALDARPGALTLQVQNRKGFIKLALKHGAQLVPVFSFGENELFDQIENPTGSPLRRLQNRLQSIMGIAMPLFHARGVFQYSFGLIPYRKPIRTIVGKPIPVVQTQSPSSEDIESLHKVYLQNLAELFEQHKRSYGLADDQHLAFI, from the exons ATGAGGATCGAGTTCGCCCCGCTGAACGTCCCGCTGCGGAGGAGGCTGCAGACCGCCGCCGTCGTGCAGTGGATCTTCTCCTTCCTGGCGCTAG CTCAGTGCTGTTTGGCGGCCTTCGTCCTCCTCgccctctctgattggtggatggTGGCTCTGCTCTACGCTGGCTGGCTGtggctggactgggacacaCCCACCAATGGGGGTCGAAGGTCACAGTGGATGAGGAGGTGGAGTGTGTGGGAGCACTTCAGAGACTACTTCCCGCTGACG CTGCTGAAGACGGTCGACCTGGACCCGAAGAAGAACTACATCTTTGGATTCCACCCACATG GTGTGCTGGTGGCGGGGGCGTTTGGGAACTTCTGCACGGAGGCGACGGGTTTCTCTCACCTGTTTCCTGGACTCAAGCCTCACCTGCTGATGCTGCCGTTCTGGTTCCGAGTGCCGTTCTTCAGAGAATACATCATGTGTGGAG GTCTGGTGTCCAGCTCCAAGTCCAGTCTCTCGTACCTGGTGAGCCGTCCCGAAGGAGGGAATGTGGCCGTCGTCGCAGTGGGTGGAGCTTCCGAGGCTTTGGACGCTCGGCCCGGAGCTCTCACCTTACAG GTTCAAAACAGGAAGGGCTTCATCAAACTGGCTCTCAAACATGG aGCTCAGCTGGTTCCCGTCTTCTCCTTTGGAGAGAACGAGCTGTTTGATCAGATCGAGAACCCGACCGGCTCCCCTCTGAGGAGGctgcag AACCGACTGCAGAGCATCATGGGAATAGCCATGCCTTTGTTTCATGCCCGAGGAGTTTTCCAGTACAGCTTCGGCCTGATACCCTACAGGAAGCCCATACGCACCATCG TGGGGAAGCCCATCCCAGTGGTCCAGACTCAGAGTCCCAGCAGCGAGGACATCGAGAGTCTTCATAAAGTCTACCTGCAGAATCTCGCTGAGCTCTTCGAGCAGCACAAACGCAGCTACGGCCTTGCTGACGACCAGCACCTCGCCTTCATCTGA
- the tsc22d4 gene encoding TSC22 domain family protein 4: protein MSGGKKRSGFQITSVTSEVNQSPADQLSPSAVLPIIQSEVSLQSPLCSPQGSSSQPTTPSLKRKYVSLDGGQGAGSSSRFRVVRLVSGAGGGGRGESYRRGRWMCTEFTERQEGPGFRRVMDSMRHAHSLESLEMIGRESERGGVHSQDNTHMLAQHVLHSGPPSPTHQTPANVRLLDHKESRLVVEQGLGSTPPPPSPRPRFAPTPLRLDVDASGRSVLRLSHSQPGSPPAGLYQPPLTPAQTPSGFSLDRTMFDLPGDASSSSTSLIAIDNKIEQAMDLVKSHLMLAVREEVELLREQIRELQERNRQLERENHTLRALTHSMHTQ, encoded by the exons ATGAGTGGTGGTAAAAAGAGGAGTGGCTTTCAGATCACCAGCGTGACTTCAGAGGTGAACCAGAGTCCAGCAGACCAATTGTCTCCTAGCGCTGTCCTGCCCATCATCCAATCAGAGGTCTCTCTGCAGTCCCCCCTCTGCAGCCCTCAGGGAAGCTCCTCCCAGCCAACCACACCCTCTCTGAAGAGGAAGTACGTCTCCCTCGATGGCGGGCAGGGGGCGGGGTCTTCCTCCAGGTTCAGGGTGGTGAGACTAGTGAGCGGAGCCGGCGGCGGAGGCCGGGGTGAATCGTATCGTCGCGGGCGATGGATGTGCACAGAGTTCACAGAGCGGCAGGAAGGCCCGGGGTTCAGGCGGGTAATGGACAGCATGAGACACGCCCACTCCTTGGAGTCCCTGGAGATGATTGGCCGGGAAAGCGAGCGGGGTGGAGTCCACTCTCAGGACAACACCCATATGCTGGCTCAGCACGTGCTGCACAGCGGCCCGCCTTCACCCACGCACCAAACGCCAGCTAATGTCCGGCTGCTCGACCACAAGGAGTCACGCCTTGTGGTCGAGCAGGGCTTAGGctccacccctccaccaccttcACCCCGCCCACGCTTCGCCCCAACTCCTCTGCGGCTGGATGTGGACGCCTCAGGAcgg tctgtcctcagGCTGTCTCACTCTCAGCCTGGCTCCCCCCCTGCTGGACTGTACCAACCCCCTCTGACCCCTGCTCAGACGCCGTCAGGCTTCAGCCTGGACCGCACCATGTTCGACCTGCCGGGGGACGCCAG TAGTTCCAGTACCAGTTTGATCGCCATCGACAACAAAATTGAGCAGGCCATG gaccTGGTGAAGAGTCACCTGATGCTGGCGgtgagggaggaggtggagcttCTGAGAGAACAAATCAGAGAGCTGCAGGAGAGGAACCGGCAACTGGAGAGAGAGAACCACACGCTGAGGGCGCTGACCCACAGCATGCACActcaataa